Proteins encoded within one genomic window of Polynucleobacter duraquae:
- the bchF gene encoding 2-vinyl bacteriochlorophyllide hydratase: MKINKPLYSQEQRAKRDATVWTLVQGILAPVQFLVCLISLYLVLQYLISGHHYELATISVVVKTFFLYLIMLTGSIWEKVVFGKYLFADSFFWEDVFSMLVISLHTIYLYFLIAGGMSDRSLMYLALAAYASYFINAGQFIYKLRMARLQFNDQVTA, encoded by the coding sequence ATGAAGATCAATAAGCCTCTATACAGTCAGGAACAACGCGCAAAACGCGATGCAACTGTGTGGACCCTGGTTCAGGGGATTTTGGCGCCTGTTCAATTTTTAGTCTGCCTCATTAGCCTGTATTTGGTCTTGCAATACCTCATTTCTGGCCACCACTATGAATTAGCCACCATCTCAGTAGTGGTTAAAACCTTCTTCTTGTATCTGATCATGCTTACTGGAAGTATTTGGGAGAAAGTTGTTTTCGGAAAGTACTTATTTGCCGATAGTTTCTTCTGGGAAGACGTATTTAGTATGTTGGTCATTTCCCTACATACGATTTATCTCTACTTCCTCATAGCTGGTGGCATGAGCGATCGTAGTCTGATGTATCTCGCTCTCGCAGCGTATGCATCCTATTTTATTAATGCAGGCCAGTTTATTTACAAGCTTCGGATGGCTCGCCTGCAGTTTAACGATCAGGTTACAGCATGA